The genomic region GCAGGGACAGGAAAGACTTATTTGGGAGTTGTTTTTGCAGTAGATGCACTTAAAAACAATCGTGTTAAAAAGATAGTATTAACAAGGCCAGCAGTGGAGGCGGGTGAAAACCTAGGTTTTTTACCTGGGGACTTGAAAGAAAAAGTGGATCCATATTTAAGGCCATTATATGATGCATTACATGATATGTTAGGTGTGGAACAAACAGAAAGACTAATTGAAAAGGGAGTTATTGAAATTGCTCCTTTGGCTTATATGCGTGGACGAACATTAGAAGATGCTTATGTTATTTTAGATGAGGCACAAAACACGACAGAAAACCAAATGAAAATGTTTTTGACACGTTTGGGTTTTAATTCCAAAATGATTATTACAGGAGATGTAACTCAAATTGATTTACCTAGGGGAGTACCTTCAGGATTGATAAAAGCTATGAATATTTTACAAGGTGTAAAAGGTATTCAATTTATTCAACTATCAGCAATGGATGTTGTAAGACATCCAGTAGTCCAAAGTATTATAGAAAGATATGAAAAAGAAAATGACAAAGATATTAATAATAGAAGATGATTTATCCATTAATAAAATATTACAATTTGAACTAACACAAAAAGACTATGATGTAGAAGCATTGTATGATGGTGAATTTGCAGTAGAACAAATTATTAAAAATCAATATGATTTAGTTCTTGTAGACTGGATGTTGCCGAAACTGTCTGGTATAGAAATCATTGAACAATCAAGAAATAAGGGTTATTTAAAACCAATGATACTATTAACAGCAAGAAGTGAAGAAAATGATATTATAAAAGGATTAGAGGCAGGTGCAGATGATTACTTAACGAAGCCTTTTCATGCTAGTATTTTAATGGCAAGAATAGATGCGCATATACGTCGTTACTATCAACATTCCTATGATACTTTATCGTATAGTGATATTAAAATGGATATTTCTAGTCACGATGTTTATTGTAAAAATGAAAAAATCATTCTTACAAAGGTGGAATATGATTTGTTGATGATGTTTTTGAAAAAACCAGAAAAAGTATTATCAAGACAAGATTTATTGATGGATATATGGAAATTTGATTATGATGGAGACACACGATTAGTAGATATACATATTTTTAAATTAAAGAGCAAATTAAAAAATAGCAATGTTCGCTTTCAATCTGTTCGAGGTGTCGGTTATAAATTGGTAGAGGAAGAATAGGATGATTACACGAATTATAGGATTAGGAATAGTTGTTTTATTAGCGTTAATGTATGATGCCAGTTTAAGTGGGCTTTATTTTATTGTATATATGTGTGCCTTAATATTGATGGAGATGAATCAAAAGGGAAAGTTTGATCAGGAAATGTCAGATTATCGTCGTAGAAAGAATACGCAAATAAAAGCAGTAGAAAACGAACGTATTTTAAATCAAAAAATATTAAAAACACTAATTAAAACGATGTCTTCACCAATGTTATATATTGATAGAAATGGTATTATTTGTTTTACTAATAATAGTTTTAAAGATAATTTTGGACTTTCTGATATACAAGGAAAGTATTATAAAGATGTGTTAGGACAAGGGTTATTACAAATTGTTCAAGAATGTTATCTTTTTGAAAAAAAATATAATGAAACAAGAAAATTAGGAGAACGTTATTATCAGGTAGATAGTAATCCATTAATTAAAAATCAATTGTTTTATGGAACTATTTTGTTATTTGTAGATGTTTCTAAAGTAAAAGAAATTGAAAAATTCCAAAAGCAGTTTTTATCAGATGTCTCACATGAATTAAAGACGCCAATGTCTGCAATTATTGGTAGTGTAGAAATATTGAATCGTCGTAGTGGAGATATGGATGAAATAACAAAGGAATTTATGGAAATATTATTAAAAGAAAGTGAACGTATGCAAAATCTTATTGATGATATTTTAGTGTTATCAAAGTTAGAAAGACCGAAACAAGAATTAAATCATGTTTTTGTAGATGTTAATAAACTAATTGAAAATACAATTCAATTATTTCAAGAACTAGCAAATGAAAAAGGTATTGAAATTCAGTTTATTACTATGTTAGAAGATGGTTTAGTATTGGATTATAAGTCTTTGAAAACAATTATTACAAACCTTATTTCTAATGCAATAAAATATTCTGATGGTGGAATAATTCGTATTAGCGTACTTTACAAAGAGGGAACGATGATACTAATTGTCAAAGATCACGGAAAAGGGATTGCAGCGAAAAATATCCCACTTATATTCGATCGTTTTTTCCAAGAAGATCGTTCAAGAGGAATTGATATGGGTACAGGATTAGGGTTAAGTATTGTAAAAAAAGTGATTGAGAACAATAATGGGTCTATTGAAGTAGTTAGTGAATTAAACAAAGGAAGTGAGTTTACGGTACATATACCAGTTTCTTAACAAAATTTCACATATTATAGAAGAAATTTATCTAAAATTGATGGGTAAAATACTCTTATAAATAGGAGGTAGTATTATGGATGAATATAACAAAGATTATGACAATGAGTTAGAAGATATAGAAGAACCAAAAGAAGAAGTGATAGAAGGAGAAATAGTGGAAGTGGAGGATGTGAAAGAGCCTCAAGAACCTCATCACCATGGACCAGATGGACATAGACCACCGCCACATCATAAAGGTCCTAAGCATCCTCGTTTTATGCGCTTTTTCCCAATGATCATTATCATTATGGTTGTGATATCATTAGGGACGAATGTTTACTTATATACTTTAATTACACAAATAACGGCTGATAGTGATCTTGATTCTTCACTTGATACGGAAGTAGTTAGTTTAAGTATAGAAGATGACTATACCGAAATGATAGCCGAAGTTAGTAATGCGGTTGTTGGAGTTGCAGTCTATAGCGATGGTCAAATGACAGGTAGTGGTAGTGGTGTTGTTTATGATACGGATGGTAATGATGTGTATATTATTACCAATCATCATGTAATTGAAGGTGCAGAAAGCATTCAAATTGTCTTTGCGGATACTAGTACAGTAGAAGCTACATTAATTGGTAGTGATGAGTATAGCGATATAGCGGTTATGAAGGTTACTGTTGATTTTGAAGTTTCGGTTATTGAAATAGGAGATAGTGATACTATTAATACTGGTGAAACTGTTTTTGCAATCGGTAGTCCTTTAGGAATTGAATATGCTGGTACGGTAACAAAAGGAATTATTAGTGCTACTGATCGTACTGTTTCTGTTGATTTAACAGATGATGGAGTAGATGATTGGGATATGAATGTTATTCAAACAGATGCTGCAATCAATCCTGGAAATAGTGGGGGAGCTTTTGTAAATGCTGCAGGACAACTTATTGGTATTACTTCCATGAAATTTAGTGATACTAGTGTTGAAGGAATGGGATTTTGTTTACCAATTAATGATGTAATGGAAGTAGTTGCTGAATTGTTAGAAAATGGAGAAGTAATTAGACCTGTTCTAGGAATTAGTGGAGTTTCATTGGATGGATTTACTGGTTATGAATTAAGCTATTATCGTATTGATACTGATTTAAGCCAAGGTATTTATGTGGTTAGTGTAATTGAGGATGGTGCTGCTAAGAATACAGGTATGGAAGCGGGTGACATTATTGTTGAATTTGACGGAGTTCAAATAACGACATATAAGAGCTTTATTACAGCCCTATATAATAGAAGCCCTGGAGATACTGTTGAAGTAGTGATTAACAGAGATGGACAAGAATATGAGTTATCTATAACATTAGAGTAGTTGTCACTGGACAACTACTCTTTTTCTGTGTTATACTTTTTTTGAAAAGAATATCTTCAGGGCAGGGTGCAATTCCCGACCGGCGGTAAAAGTCCGCGAGCGTAAGCTGAATAGGTGTGATTCCTATACCGACAGTACAGTCTGGATGAAAGAAGAACAGTATGTTTTTTAGTCATGAAGGTTATTTTTTCATGATCTTTTTTATTATAAGGAGGAAACTATGAAAAATAACAAAACAAGAGAGATCGTTTTAGCAGCTTTACTAACTGCAATGGCATTGGTGTTAGGGGTGATTGAAATTCCTTATCCTTTTGCTCCGTGGTTACAATTTGATTTATCAGAAGTCATTATTTTAATGGCTATATCATTATTATCATTACGATATACGATATTTATTATTTTCGCTAAGTTCATGGTATCTATTTTTATTAAAGGACCGGTAGGACCACTAGCAATTGGGCAAATTAGTGCACTCATTGCATCATTGAGCATTGCGCTTAGTTATTATTGCTTTATGAAAATAATTCCTTTCCGTAAACAAATTATTAAAAAGGGAATAGCGTTAGTTTGTTCCATGAGTGTATTTGCCTTAGTTATGTTTATCATTAATTATTATTTTGTCACACCAACCTATTTAATGAATCAACCAACATGGTATACCCAATTACCATATATTTTAGATATTGATGCATTTAATTCGGTATATGGGACAAATATGACAGTACCATCTATTTTATCTGGTTTATCAGCGTACGGGCAAGCAATATTTATTATTTATTTCCCATTTAATTTTCTAAAAGGAATGATTTGTGGAATTGTTTATATGTTTGTTTCACCAGTTGAAAAATATTGGAAGACAAAATAAAAAAAGCGATATACTCGCTTTTTTTATTTATTCTACTGTGATTGCTTCAACAGGACAACATTCAGCTGCTTCTTTAGCAGCATCTTCATTGTCGCCTAAGTCACCATCAACAATACAAACGGCTAGACCTTCGTCGCCTAAATCAAAAACGCTTGGTGCTACGCCAACACATGCTCCACATCCGATGCAAGTTTCGTTTACTAATGCTTTTGCCATGAGTTTACCCTCCTTATTAAGATAATAAAAGTATAACCCAAATTGTATTTTTTTTCTATAAAAATGTAATTTAAAATTAAAAACGTGTTATAATGAACAAAGGATGGTGATAAAATGGCAGAATCAAGTCGTGTAAATAAATACAAACAATTAAGAGAAAGCATAAAAGAAGAAGCAGGTATCCAACGTGATGTAGAACTTACGCAAGAAAAAACAGAAGATGATGATTTTTTAGCGTTTATACCAAAAAAAGAGCCTGTTGAAAATGATACGTTAGTAGAAGCAATTACATTTGAGCAATTGAAACAACAACAAGCTCATGAAGTGGATCGTGTATTACGTAGCGTAAAAACTAGTACTGGTAAAGAAGAAGAGTATAATACTCGTTTAGATATTTTAAGTAAGATTCGTAATCCTCAAACTGTATCAACTCAAGTAGTGGATGACCAAGCTACAAGTAGCTTTGAGATGGGACATTTTACTGCTGTTAAGCAACAAGAACCAGAAGTGGTACAAGAAGAGTTACCTAAGATGACACTAATGGAACGTTTAAGTGCGATGTCGCCAAAAGAGGATGTCAAAAAAGTGCAAGAAGTCTTAGATAAAGAGCCTAAAAAAGTAGAAAAGCAAGAGATTGTTTTTGAAGTGCCAGAAAAAGAAATAATACCTGTTTTTGTAAAAGAACCAAAAGTAGTGGCAAAAGAAGAAGTTGAAATGGAAGAAATTGACCAAGATAGTCCACTTATTAAGATTTTAAATTATATTATTGTTGCTTTAGTAGTGGTTTTTGTAGTATTATGTGGTATGATTGTTTCACAAATATTTATGTAAACTAAGGCTAGCCTTAGTTTTTTTAAGGAGGAATTATGGAAAGAATAGCAATAGCAATAGATGGGCCATCAGCAGCAGGGAAAAGCACCATTGCTAAATTAATTGCAAAACAGTTAAACTATGCTTATATTGATACAGGAGCGATGTATCGTTGTGTTGCATATTATGTAAAAACAAATGGTATTGATATCCAAAATGAAGATTTAATAACATCTATATTGACGAATATACATATTCATATTGATCAAAATAATAATGTTTTCTTAAATGATCAAAATGTAAGTGGACTTATTCGTAGTGATGAAATATCAATGATGACAAGCAAAGTATCTAGCTATCAAGCTGTTCGTACTTTTTTAGTAGAACAACAACGACTTATGGCTTTATCTGGAGGAGTTATTTTAGATGGTAGAGATATTGGTACTGTTGTTTTACCAAATGCTCAATTAAAGATATATCAACAGGCAAGTGTAAAAACAAGAGCAATGAGACGTTATAAAGAAAACCTTGAAAGAGGCATGGAAGCAGATTTAGAAGCAATTACAAAAGACATTGAACAAAGAGATTATCAAGATATGAATCGTGCAATTTCTCCTTTAAAAAAAGCAGAGGATGCAATAGAAATTGATACCTCTACTATGTCTTTGCAGGAAGTAGTTGATGAAATAATGAATTTAGTAAAGAAAGTAGGATTATAATATGGCAGGAGTAGTAGCAATTGTTGGTAGAGCCAATGTAGGAAAGTCAACAGTATTTAATCGTATTATTGGAGAACGAGTATCGATTGTAGAAGATGTCGCAGGTGTAACGAGAGATCGTATTTATGCCAAGGCTTCTTGGTTAACAAGAGAGTTCCGTTTAATAGATACGGGTGGAATTGAATTAGAGAATGCGGAT from Tannockella kyphosi harbors:
- a CDS encoding PhoH family protein translates to MKKVIKLEGHTMEHIALICGVQDVNIKLLEESMDCLITFRGDELFVEYKEEKCFEQVDRIVQALLNLVTKGIKITKRDVVYAIKLNGENELDQLDDLYSIRIAKTINGKIIYPKTLGQKIYYHALKNKDVVFGIGPAGTGKTYLGVVFAVDALKNNRVKKIVLTRPAVEAGENLGFLPGDLKEKVDPYLRPLYDALHDMLGVEQTERLIEKGVIEIAPLAYMRGRTLEDAYVILDEAQNTTENQMKMFLTRLGFNSKMIITGDVTQIDLPRGVPSGLIKAMNILQGVKGIQFIQLSAMDVVRHPVVQSIIERYEKENDKDINNRR
- a CDS encoding response regulator transcription factor — its product is MTKILIIEDDLSINKILQFELTQKDYDVEALYDGEFAVEQIIKNQYDLVLVDWMLPKLSGIEIIEQSRNKGYLKPMILLTARSEENDIIKGLEAGADDYLTKPFHASILMARIDAHIRRYYQHSYDTLSYSDIKMDISSHDVYCKNEKIILTKVEYDLLMMFLKKPEKVLSRQDLLMDIWKFDYDGDTRLVDIHIFKLKSKLKNSNVRFQSVRGVGYKLVEEE
- a CDS encoding sensor histidine kinase — protein: MITRIIGLGIVVLLALMYDASLSGLYFIVYMCALILMEMNQKGKFDQEMSDYRRRKNTQIKAVENERILNQKILKTLIKTMSSPMLYIDRNGIICFTNNSFKDNFGLSDIQGKYYKDVLGQGLLQIVQECYLFEKKYNETRKLGERYYQVDSNPLIKNQLFYGTILLFVDVSKVKEIEKFQKQFLSDVSHELKTPMSAIIGSVEILNRRSGDMDEITKEFMEILLKESERMQNLIDDILVLSKLERPKQELNHVFVDVNKLIENTIQLFQELANEKGIEIQFITMLEDGLVLDYKSLKTIITNLISNAIKYSDGGIIRISVLYKEGTMILIVKDHGKGIAAKNIPLIFDRFFQEDRSRGIDMGTGLGLSIVKKVIENNNGSIEVVSELNKGSEFTVHIPVS
- a CDS encoding S1C family serine protease: MDEYNKDYDNELEDIEEPKEEVIEGEIVEVEDVKEPQEPHHHGPDGHRPPPHHKGPKHPRFMRFFPMIIIIMVVISLGTNVYLYTLITQITADSDLDSSLDTEVVSLSIEDDYTEMIAEVSNAVVGVAVYSDGQMTGSGSGVVYDTDGNDVYIITNHHVIEGAESIQIVFADTSTVEATLIGSDEYSDIAVMKVTVDFEVSVIEIGDSDTINTGETVFAIGSPLGIEYAGTVTKGIISATDRTVSVDLTDDGVDDWDMNVIQTDAAINPGNSGGAFVNAAGQLIGITSMKFSDTSVEGMGFCLPINDVMEVVAELLENGEVIRPVLGISGVSLDGFTGYELSYYRIDTDLSQGIYVVSVIEDGAAKNTGMEAGDIIVEFDGVQITTYKSFITALYNRSPGDTVEVVINRDGQEYELSITLE
- a CDS encoding ECF transporter S component encodes the protein MKNNKTREIVLAALLTAMALVLGVIEIPYPFAPWLQFDLSEVIILMAISLLSLRYTIFIIFAKFMVSIFIKGPVGPLAIGQISALIASLSIALSYYCFMKIIPFRKQIIKKGIALVCSMSVFALVMFIINYYFVTPTYLMNQPTWYTQLPYILDIDAFNSVYGTNMTVPSILSGLSAYGQAIFIIYFPFNFLKGMICGIVYMFVSPVEKYWKTK
- a CDS encoding ferredoxin, which translates into the protein MAKALVNETCIGCGACVGVAPSVFDLGDEGLAVCIVDGDLGDNEDAAKEAAECCPVEAITVE
- the cmk gene encoding (d)CMP kinase, which produces MERIAIAIDGPSAAGKSTIAKLIAKQLNYAYIDTGAMYRCVAYYVKTNGIDIQNEDLITSILTNIHIHIDQNNNVFLNDQNVSGLIRSDEISMMTSKVSSYQAVRTFLVEQQRLMALSGGVILDGRDIGTVVLPNAQLKIYQQASVKTRAMRRYKENLERGMEADLEAITKDIEQRDYQDMNRAISPLKKAEDAIEIDTSTMSLQEVVDEIMNLVKKVGL